A stretch of Lathyrus oleraceus cultivar Zhongwan6 chromosome 6, CAAS_Psat_ZW6_1.0, whole genome shotgun sequence DNA encodes these proteins:
- the LOC127095415 gene encoding uncharacterized protein LOC127095415, producing MVHPDVFPQQVVSQNVQGVVVKRIDVDNQFKSEQKFESRDQMLQWIRMEASKLEFSVVIGRSDNGSDRRCAFVTMTCERSGKYRTPLWNFKRDDTDSRKCKCPFKVCGYMLENKNWRFNVICDLHNHDLCEKIVGHPSVCRLMPEENECVVDMTLNLVQPKNILATLK from the coding sequence ATGGTGCACCCCGATGTTTTCCCCCAACAAGTTGTTTCTCAGAATGTCCAAGGTGTTGTTGTGAAGCGGATAGATGTTGACAACCAATTTAAAAGCGAGCAAAAGTTTGAATCTCGTGATCAAATGCTTCAATGGATTCGTATGGAGGCTTCCAAACTTGAATTTAGTGTGGTTATCGGAAGGTCCGATAATGGTTCGGATAGAAGATGCGCTTTTGTGACAATGACGTGCGAAAGAAGCGGGAAATATAGAACTCCTCTTTGGAATTTTAAAAGAGACGACACCGATTCAAGAAAATGTAAGTGTCCCTTTAAGGTGTGTGGTTACATGTTGGAAAATAAAAACTGGAGATTTAATGTCATATGTGATTTGCATAACCATGATTTGTGTGAAAAAATAGTCGGTCATCCTAGTGTGTGTCGGCTCATGCCGGAAGAGAATGAATGTGTTGTTGACATGACATTGAATTTGGTTCAACCGAAAAATATACTTGCAACATTGAAATGA
- the LOC127095416 gene encoding uncharacterized protein LOC127095416: MLDDNSYVSRHRTCEDVVIVIDIFWTHPDSIKLFNMFPIVLILDSTYKTNKYRLPLLEMSEKEENVTWALEVCRTLLKDQGEMPKVIVISDNALMNSVAKVFPTSNALLYRYHMTKNVRSRVKPAVKEKIVFAWTDKVRHLGNTTTNRVESAHATLKNWLENSKNDLCRDWDSMNQMIQNQYNEIQTSFGWSIIVFQHGFKNNNLYSQLVDNISRAGLNYICHEAKRADNVSFDSAKCGGIIVKTHGLSCACVIAKKDETW; this comes from the exons ATGTTGGATGATAACAGTTACGTGTCTAGGCACCGAACATGCGAGGATGTAGTTATTGTCATagatatattttggactcatccTGATTCCATAAAGTTGTTCAACATGTTTCCTATTGTGCTCATACTTGATTCAACCTACAAGACCAACAAGTATAGACTTCCATTATTGGAGATG AGTGAAAAAGAGGAGAATGTTACTTGGGCCTTAGAGGTGTGTCGGACATTGTTGAAGGACCAAGGTGAGATGCCTAAAGTGATTGTTATCAGTGATAACGCCTTGATGAATTCGGTTGCAAAGGTATTTCCTACTTCTAATGCATTACTTTATAGGTATCACATGACAAAGAATGTGAGAAGCCGGGTTAAACCCGCG GTGAAGGAGAAAATTGTTTTTGCATGGACTGATAAGGTTAGACACCTTGGAAATACAACAACTAACAGAGTTGAGTCTGCCCATGCTACTTTGAAAAATTGGTTGGAAAATAGTAAGAATGATTTGTGTAGAGATTGGGACTCCATGAACCAAATGATTCAAAATCAGTATAATGAGATACAAACATCATTTGGTTGGAGCATCATAGTTTTTCAACACGGATTTAAAAACAACAATCTTTATTCTCAGTTGGTCGACAACATATCTCGAGCGGGTTTGAATTATATTTGTCACGAGGCTAAACGAGCGGATAATGTAAGCTTCGATAGCGCAAAGTGTGGAGGCATAATTGTGAAAACACATGGTCTCTCATGTGCTTGTGTTATTGCAAAAAAAGATGAAACTTGGTAG
- the LOC127098572 gene encoding protein WVD2-like 1, whose protein sequence is MGREVTAMEVEENKPNGVTTDSNESANDNGHDSSEIADPEVKICAEVDLFVEDCRESKDILTNCNADLPIEENEKHEVQKTGDEKELSSTKASDPVTEKNGSYTRVVDTTEAVVTRLNLSPNANNMHSSPYSSKNSQQNSPFSSAKPLQNGDKKNYDDEDNWSVASSAVSMRTARSKVTQGSAPTFRSSERAEKRREFYLKLEEKNRALLEEKSQYEARQKEEQEAAIKQMRKNLVIRAKPVPSFYYEAPPPKTELKKLPLTRPKSPKLNMNRRRTFGDAVNSQPPEVCSRARHSTGSHHIKSGYNTNPLTEKTKDQATRRHSNGAYKTKERPKVDTETKTAPPNIIQHPNADISVQS, encoded by the exons ATGGGGAGAGAAGTTACAGCAATGGAAGTTGAGGAGAATAAGCCAAATGGTGTAACAACAGATTCAAATGAGAGTGCTAATGATAATGGACACGATTCTTCCGAAATCGCGGATCCTGAAGTAAAGATATGTGCCGAAGTAGATTTGTTTGTTGAGGATTGCCGCGAAAGTAAGGACATTTTGACAAACTGTAATGCCGATTTGCCGATAGAGGAGAATGAGAAACATGAAGTGCAGAAAACGGGTGACGAGAAAGAGTTAAGCTCGACAAAAGCATCAGATCCGGTTACTGAAAAGAATGGATCCTACACGCGTGTTGTTGATACTACTGAAGCTGTTGTAACTCGTTTGAACTTGTCGCCAAATGCTAACAACATGCACTCGTCGCCTTACTCGTCAAAGAATTCACAG CAAAACTCGCCTTTTTCTTCAGCTAAGCCCTTGCAAAATGGTGATAAGAAGAACTACGATGATGAAGATAATTGGTCGGTTGCTTCCTC TGCTGTGTCAATGCGCACTGCGAGATCAAAGGTAACTCAGGGTTCAGCCCCTACATTTCGAAGCTCAGAACGTGCGGAAAAGCGGAGAGAG TTTTATCTCAAATTAGAGGAGAAAAACCGAGCTCTTCTAGAAGAAAAAAGCCAGTATGAGGCAAGACAAAAG GAAGAGCAAGAAGCAGCAATCAAGCAGATGAGAAAGAACTTGGTAATTAGAGCAAAACCGGTACCGAGTTTCTACTATGAGGCGCCTCCGCCTAAAACCGAACTCAAGAAG CTGCCACTAACACGCCCAAAGTCACCGAAACTGAATATGAATCGTAGAAGAACCTTTGGCGATGCTGTGAACTCACAGCCTCCTGAAGTTTGTAGCCGAGCACGTCACAGCACTGGTAGCCACCACATCAAGAGCGGTTATAACACTAACCCTCTCACTGAAAAAACTAAGGACCAAGCCACGCGACGCCATAGCAATGGCGCTTACAAAACCAAAGAAAGACCAAAAGTGGATACAGAAACAAAAACTGCTCCTCCAAACATCATCCAGCATCCGAATGCAGACATATCAGTCCAATCATGA